Below is a genomic region from Numenius arquata chromosome 8, bNumArq3.hap1.1, whole genome shotgun sequence.
AAACACCAAAGCTTAGTGAAGTGTTGACATCTTCACAAAGGGGCAGGAAGGATGACCttattttctccaaataaaaaaatccccatagGATTTGTACAGAACTTACCTTCTCTCCAACTCATACACATCAACTGCACCTTCTAAAAGGCCCTGTTCTCCCTGtgccccactttttttttttttttcaattaagaagTACCTTTCCACAATGTTGAGGCAAGACACACCATCCTGGCCACCCACAGCATAGAGGTAGCCCCCAAGAACTGCTACTCCAACACTGGTCCTGCAGGTGCTGGTGGGGGCCACATCACTGCTCCACTGATTGGTCTTTGGATCATACCTAGAAAAACACACCAAACAGCCCAAATTACTTGTCTAGGTATGGTTCAGACCCTCCCATGCTTGGGAAATACTAAGGCAGTGAAACTTGCCTATCTTGAGCTTAAACCACAACACAGCTATTTGTAAATTGGATAAAACCCCTGAAGTGATACAATGCATCCAATATGTGTTATTCCAAGGATGTTCAAATTGCAGATTGAGATGATTCAAACCGAAGATCAAAGGTTCAGGTTCATAAAACTACAGGTTACCAGGGTCTGGCTGACGTGTGGTAACTTCAATCTATGCAAAGAGCAGGACCCAGAGTTACTCTGCTATATGTTCTCTGCAGCTCACACAAGAACTCAGCCAGCGCTGGGACCTGCACTTTGAGATAAACAATGAAGGAACTGGGTAGACTTGGGAATCCAGAGACAACAAAATACGGTGCATAGCAGAAAATTACAAGACGTGGGAGATGTAAGGCTACGTTCATGCTTTGGGAAGTTGGGAGTACGCAAGGAGATAAGTGGGAAGAAGGGGAGGCTCAAGGAGAAAGGAGATATTTGTATACCTCATTGGATTTGTTACAGGGCCAAGATTATGAGTACTAGGAGTACTTGAGTCATGTGGCTTTTAGGCATGGAGATTGCCATATGCAGCGCCCAGAAACAGGATGCTTGACAAAGCTTGTTTGACTTCTGTCTTTCACAGGTCTAAAACTGAcccattttccttcttctgtatTACTGATTGCAAGGTTCCTGAATTCTCTAATTACCACTCCACAATAAAATTATAGGATCTTTCCCTCAACATCTAAGAAATGCTTACTGTAACCTCACCTTCCTCAAcaatgctaaaaaaaccccagcaattgCAAAGAAGGTTAACCAGGATCATCATTTCTCCTATCAATTATACCCAGACCCATCTCTTACATATGCCTTCCTTATTCCAAAGACTACATCTTGTCTCATTAAGCTGGGGACAACATGACACAAGCTGTTGTGCATGAATTCCCAGCTCAGCAGTAATCCAACACAATATTGAAGAGGTATGCAAGACAGGAGGAAATGTAGAAAACATAATATAAGTTTCAGGGTTTTAGCAGAACAAGAACacaactggaaaaacaaactaaTTTTTAAGATGCTGCACCCAGGTTTAAACATTCAGAGTTAACATTTTGCACATTTGCTTTATGGAGACCTACCTTTCTACACTGTTAAGATAAGAGGAACCATCATGACCTCCCACGGCATAGAGGAGGTCATCCAGAACACTGACTCCAACACCACAGCGTCTTTTGCTCATGGAAGCCACCATCCGCCACTCATTGGTTTGCGGGTCATAACGCTCAACACTGGAAATTGCGTCCCCGCTACACCAGCCTCCCACTGTAGGAACCAAACACAAGAAATAGCATCATAATAAGGCACTGAGCTCACATACTGAATGTGTGCCTGGTACAAATAATCCCTCTGGATTTTGTCAACCTTAACCCAGTAGCCCCATGGCTAAGTTACTCATTCTGAGGATTATAATTAGAGGACAGAACGTGATTTTCAAGAGGATTACCGTAAATTTGGAACTACTGTGGCATTCATAGCACCAAAGAAACCACAACTTAACTCAAATCTCCAAATACTAATGCACAGGTCACTTCAAAAATACGTTGTAAAGACTGGCCTTATGGAAGCACTATTGCCAGAAAACCCAGACTTGAATCTCCCGACCTAAGACAGCAGGAGCTACCCATACCTGCAAAGAGCACTTCTCCACAGCGGATGGGTTTCCGTGGTCTAGTTCTTGGTCCTTGCATCAGTGGCCGCTCTTGGGGCAACAGCAGATAATTTTTAGCTTCATCCACTAGATCCCTGTGCAAGACAGGAAAATATTAATGCCAAAAGTTCATCTGATACCAGTCTCAGAAGGTATGAATCAAAACCAATGGCAAGAGCAGCCAGCACTAGTCATGCACTTCAGGTATTCACAAATCACATAAGTGCATGAATAGCTCTACTTAAAACATACGCTGTCACCTAAATACTCATCAGCTGTTTACAAGTCATTTACACAGTGACAGCAGTAGACCAGTATCAATATTTGGCCAGAGTTAATAATAGATAGTGCTTCCTATAAAGACTGAAAAAGCTGTGACGAGATTTGTCAGGCTTACtatgcaggaaagaaaaacccagacTGCCTCAAGCTAGAACTTAACAATCATTTGTTTTGCCTACAAAACAGGTGTTGAAAAGCgcacaaatacaaaatacacacacatcACCAATAGATGGAGATAGTACCCTTCTGATGAATATTTTCTCCATCAGCTCTGGCCAGCTCACACTGTCCATCCATTCATGACTTGCCACCTGGACTAATCCTAATACTCCAAACccttgaataaaacaaaaaagaaaaaaaaaagtcctccttCCCTCCACAAATGTGGAATTTCCCCACTATGAATGCTTACtcagaaaaagaacagtttaGCCAGCCTATCCCCTGAACTTTTTTACgttaagaacaagaaaaatggtGTGCTTTACAGATGATACAGAACTCCGCAGAACTAGAAAGGTGAGACTCATACTGTAAGAGGAGGAAATGACAGTTTCCCTGCACTAGCATTGTGGGAAATAGCAGACTCTAATCCCATAGCCCAATTCAGTTATCAAAAGTACAGACTTTTTACATAGAAAAACTACTTTTAAGTGCTAATGAGGTCGTGAATGCCATGCAAGCTGCATCAACTGTAACGAAAGGCTGTGACTAGAGGAACAAAAaacatgaaatggaaaacaatACACTGAAGGGTATTTGACTAACAGTCAAACTGTGCACTCAAAGTTTACTATTTCACTGAAAACTTGAAAGAGCAAAAACGCTTCTAGGGCACACTATTGACTATTAGGCAAAGAGTGAACACTTTCTTGCATATCTTCTCCACCCAGTTTCAAAAGAGGAAATTGTAAGATATCGCCCATTTACCACTGACAAATCAGCACAGTTTTAGAGACTGGATGCCAGTAAGGCACCCAAATACAATGAAATCCAATTTTGTAAATCAGCGAGGAGACTTACCGGCATTCCTCATCACTCTTAATAAGTGGATCAGAGCCCACTGTACCCACAAGAAACTTGGGACTCAGCAGCGGTAGACGAACATGCTGTAGGACCTAAAACAGAACATATATGGTAAACCATATATATGCACAGAGACTTAAGAAGCCAAATGGAAAACAGTAGTAGCTAACGAGTTTTGATAAAGAGTCAAAAATTCCTCTGGCAAACATGCGTGGTCATTTACACATCCAAACTCTGGCATTTTAGTTGATTGTAGCTCATCTTATGGCACCTTTGccttttcagtatatcaataccTAGCAGAAAATCAATCTTCGAAAAGAGGCAATCCACTGGATCTATTAACAGCTGAAAACAAGGTcacaattgaaaacaaaattacagatgTCAATACCTATGCCTGAAACGTTAGTTCAGTTAGAAGCTTTGTAAACTATTTAGCTCTTTTAAACGTGACTGCTATTGTGCagtaactgaaaaataacaagtaACATATCTTTCACAACAGCTTAGAATTTAGAGGCATAAGTAGGTATAGACAGAGGGGCCTAAAAAGGCACACAGTTATAACAGCATTAAGAGCTACCTTGAGAAGAGGTgcgttttttgttttagtttgtttttttaaaaacaattttcaaaagctttccaCTAAATAAAGTTGCATTTAACGTCTCTTTCCAAAGCAGAAACACTGAGGCAGGCAGACTCTCACCACCTCTTTTGATCAGAAAGCCTGAGACTTCAGAGGCTTTCTGGCTGACAGCTTTGTCAGAACGAGTGCTTCTCTGTGAAATGGCTTGGCTTAGATGAAGCATCGTATTTCAACAAAACCATTCTGACAAGCTCCAGTATAAGATCATGAGGGCTGAGGCACAAATCAAACAGCAGAGCTTAAAGATACACCACAAATGAAGACAAGCTTTTTCTTATCCACTCCATTTTTTATACAACACTCAAAGCAATGCAGGCAGGTTTGTCCAGCCAGACTACTGGAATGATCTAGTTTGGCAAGTCCTACCTGGAAACAATTCAACAAAGCCCCTATTGAAGGCTCCAGCCACTGCACCTTCCAGCCTAGACGAAGGGAAAGTGCAAAACACCTAACACAAGTGGAAGTCAGGGAGAATAACTATGGCTTTGCATGCATTCAGAACTGTGACACTGCTGTGGCACCACCATAACAGCCCTCATTCCCTGGATAAAGCAATCTCAAATGTTACTATGCTCAAGATTACCTGTGGCAGCTGGGGTCTTCTCTCCTGGATGCTGTATTTCACCCAGGCCATCACCGCATTGAACACCTGCTCTTCACTGCGAACATTTAACTCATCACTGGATATAATGTCTATGAGCTGATTGGCAGGGAGCAGCATGAACTCCTCACTCTCCATTACCTGGTTAAAtggaaaggaacaaaaagaaagtaaagacAGCAGCCAAAGCGCCACAGACATTCAGCACTTCAGGGCAACTCTAAAGAGGATACAGTCCACTTGAATTAGAGTCTAGTGGGCTGATCCAGCAAAGGGCCAAATACCCATCACTGTTTTGACATCAACACATGTGAAGGGTTTGCGGCACAGAGCAGAACGCGGAACCTAGCAACACAACACGGACACCTTTAGATGGGGATAGGTAATTATAAAGGTAAATAGAAAGGTAATTTTACACAAAGTTTTTTTGTAGGACACTTTTAAGAGGTTAAACCACAGAACACACTGATCACTTTCaaaatttaggaaaaacaaaGCCCTTCTTCAAAAATCAATCTCCTTGTTTGCTGTATCtaatacataaaaaagaaataaaaacattgcaTAGGTGATAAATAAGTGCCTGAAAAGTGGTATCAGAATAGAGAAAATTCTATTCACAAGACATCCAACACAGAGCACAAAAATAAAAGTCTCAGAAACAAGTTAGAAGAGGTACTGTAGAGAACATAGAAAGTCTTCCTGAATGCTGATTTGtggcaaaacagaaaatatttcaggagaGGGAGATGGACTTATTTGATCCTTCCTCTTTGCCCTAAATACATACATAGAGTATGCACAAGTCCAGATGCACGTTAAGAGATCTGGAAGCAGAGCCTCCGAAGACCCTAAGGACTGATGTCTTGTGAAATTCAAGCCACCGACAATCTGCAAACACGTTAATTCCTTCAGTGCCCAAGATAGCGACCAAGTTTTTCCGGAGACTTTAGCTGCCACTGGAGAACTGCTCACACCACACAGCACACGTGAGTCAGCCTGCAACTGCCTCGAGACGTTACAGAGCTCACACACAACCATGTCTTCTGCGCTGATACCAGTAGATGGGAAAGATGCAAGAATCAAAATAAAGAGAACTGCAGAAATGGTTTGATTGATAACTGCCAGCTCAGCTTCCCTACAAGCATTCCCAGTCTGTCACCTGTAATCTGAGAGgttcattgggaaactaaggaagtgtgggctggataaggggacagtgaggtggattgagaactggctgtgtgacaggacccaaaaggtaatgattaatggagcaggttcaagctggaggcctgtaaccagtggtgtcccccagaggtcaatacttggtccagtcctgttcaacatattcatcagcgacctcgatgaggggaccgagtatatcctcagcaagtttgctgatgatagcaaactgggaagggtggctgacaccccagagggccgtgctgccatccagcgagacctggacaggctggtgagctgggcaaggaagaacctcatgaggttcaacagggaaaagtgtagggtcctgcacctggggaagaagaatgttaggcaccgatacaggttaggtgtggacctgctggagtcaagttctgaagagaaagacctgggggtcctggtagacaaaaaaatgacaatgagcaagcagtgtgctcttgtggccaggaaggccaatggaatcctgggctgcatagggaagagtgtggctagtaggtcgagggaagtcattctccccctctactctgcactggtgaggccacaactggaatactgcatccagttctgggctccccaattcaagagggacagggaactactggaaagagtccagcgaagggcaacgaggatgattcaaggattggagcatctcccttatgaagaaaggctgagagagctgtgactaaactttagcctggagaagacaaggctgaggggagaccttatcaatgcttataagtatctgaagggtgggttgaaggaggagggagccagactcttttcagtggttgccagtgagaggacaaggggcaacgggcacaagctggaacatagaaggTTCCactcaaacatgagaaaaaacttctttacggtgagggtgacagagcactggaacaggctgcccagggaggttgtggagtccccttctttggagattttcaagacccgcctggatgcagtcctgagtaacatgctctgacatgctctgggcaatcctgctttggcaggggagttggactagatgatctttatggtcccttccaactctaaaaaaaattcagtgaaattcaggttcAGTGACAGAAAATAACTGAATATTGGCTCTTCCTTATCATTTGTGACCTCATTTGGATTCCAAGACTTATTTTATGATTTGCAgcataagtgaaagaaaaatacattctttgaCACTATCATCTCAACAGCAGTCAGCTTGTGCAGTCCTTTTAACTAcctaaagaaattaattaagaGCACTGACTGAATATACAAAAATTGCCAAGTACTTACAACAGCAAATATAGTTAAAAGGAACACAACAGACAATGAGATCAGTTACCAGCCTTTGGTCTAGGATCCCATGGGCTTTTAGGGGCAGTAAGAGCCACAGGAAGGTTAGCCCACACACTtcttcagccttaaaaaaaaaaactggattGGTCATTAAAGATGTTTACCAGCATTTTTCCCTAGTCTCCCTCCCATCTGCATAGGCTAGCTTATGTCTAAACCCTACCCCGACAGTTTGTAAGTGCAGCCTCAGACTCTGAAAACAGAGGCTCTGGAAATTTATGAGTTAAAGATGGTCATCCAGGCTGTCCCTTTCACCTTCAGAAAACCCAGTTGCATTGATAGCCTCATAAAACTCAAAATACTGGAAGCACTTCCGCGAACCCATTATTACTACTATGCTACTTGTTAGTTTACACTgtaaaacaaataattattttaaaagctttgcctTATTTTGGCTTAATTATCAGGACACTAATAATTACCTGACTAATATTAATGGTCTGATTGACTGACTTGCTTACTAAACAAGAATTGGATGGGCTTCACTTCCTCTACAGTATTGATGTGTATTACTGCTTTTACAAACAGATAGAATAAATATCAAGAGTGTACAATATGGAGTGCAATTTTTGTCTGTTGATACAAAGTACAAGTTGTTCATCCTTaagtatattttttcccttcacaCAGATGTCAgagcccaaacaaaaaaaatgcgaAGGCTGTTCTTGTACAGTGGAGTTGTTAATGGAACCCTTTCACGTTGCATGCACAAGATTCACTAGGGGTTTTAGGCAACAAATTAAATTGAGGGGAATGGAAAACTTGGAAAAACATTTTACCAAGAAGTTAATGATGTAATGCAGCAATACACATAAAAATTAATAGAACTAGAGGTTAGCACAGCAGAGGACATGAAGCAATTCAGACTGCATTCAAAGTAACTGCATGGGTTGGCCCGATGCCTAGtgcttaatattttatattgccATTCAGGAAATTCCCATCTCGCATTTCTTTTTACCAGCTTGGAGGAACGATGACAgcctctgcagagaaaagcaaattttttatCAATTCTCAACCTCCAGAGTGGAGGATGATTAAGTAGCCAAATCATTAGATTCCATCAGGGATTACCAATCCACTCTCCAGATGGAAAATAACAGCAGAACAGAATACAATCCCAAAAAGCAGCACCATTGGCATTGTCTGCAGAGAAACAGTAGAAGCAGAAGAAGTGAACATTAAGGATGAAGAGCTGCAAAGCTCCCAGGGGACTGAAACGGACACAGAAACCCACCCAGGCCAAAGAAATAGTGCTCTAATGTAAGCAATTGCTTTACAGGGGCCATGATTCAGTTAAGTCAACTATAATTTGCATCACCATTGAGAAGAGTGTTTCTCAAATCCAAAACTTTTGCCTTTAGGTGCTTTAAGAGGCATAACGAAGACAGGAAGCTGTCTTCGAAGaactgcaacagaaaagaaacccaGAGCAGGCAGCCCTTAACAGCTGCATGTATTaatactaaaacattttaaaacaaaattgttaCATTGTTAAAAAGTTATTTAGAGGCCTGCAAGCATGCCCTATTCATGCATTAACGAGAAGAGCACAGATTTAACCATTAAAACGAccaagcactgaaaataaaagacCATCTGGTTACCATCCtgctcccaaaaaaaaaaaaagtaaaaagcaggaGTGCGGAGCAAGCAGAGAGCACATGAAATGGCCAGCTAAAACGTAGGGCTTTTGGGAAATCACCAAGTTCTACAAAAAAACAAGCTCTGATCTTAAACAGCAAATTCTACTTTCTAGTCTTTATGGTTAGGAAAGAGGTATTTAATTGCAACTTTTAGAGTAAACTGATGTCATGTGTGTACAGCTAGATACCAAGCATTGTCTTCAATGTGTCTAACAGTCAAGTTCAACTGTGCTTGCTTCTGCTCATAATTTTCTTAAGTACTACCTAACTGAAATTAATACAATTCCAAACTATTtcctgcagggggaaaaaaaagatggcaaGCTGCAATCAATCACAGCACTTGCATACCAATGCTTCTCTGGGGAAATTAAATTAGCATCAGGAGTCAATACTGGAGTTACCCCCTTTGGAAACGATCTACTTGCGAAGCAGGCGGAGAGAGGGGATTTCTTTGCAGCAGGCTACCTGTTCCAAGGGATGGAAGAGTGCAGTTTCTGGAAAAGGCAAGGGTAACAGACCATGCTGAGCACACTCCTAGGAGAGTGGCTGCTTCCAGAACACATGCAAATTCTTGCCCTTCCAACCAGGGCTCAGGAAAGACACCACTTAAAAGTGTTGGGCTCCTTTCTGCATCTGGGTGTAATAGTTTAGTAAAGACCCACTCTTCTCAGACTATTGCTCACAGAATTCATTATTATGCTGATCCTTCCCTGAACCACTTACTGGTAATTttttccccgcccccccaaaaaaaataatctaggcaGATTTAACAAAGGAAGAGAGACTTGAGTTTTTAAAGGTCAGCTACAAAATTACACGTGAATTACTTTCAAACAAATTCTTCTTAATAATAGATGCAAATCCCTAGTTCTGCTACAGCAAGGGAGTTGAAGGCTTCACTGAGGCAGCTGTATGCTCACACGCAGACACACTTTTCCAATCCCTAAAATCAACataatttttttgttctattgatgtgttttctccttcctttaacacAGTCTGGTCCCCTTCAATGATGTAGAATCCAGATCATTTCTGAAAGGAGAGTGGAATGTCACACCATCGTGTAGCCATGTCAGATATAACACTCAACTCCAACTATACCTGCAACCCTGCCTTCCATGTAGTACTCACCATACAAATCTAGGAGGAGAAATGCTGCAGGTCACATACAAACCACCAGTGCAATGCAGTCCTGCAAGcatctcttccctctttcttccccaaCTAGCGTCTGGCTCTCATCTCCATTAGGGCTCACAGCAGATGTAAAGGCAGGATTTGGAAGGAAGCACAAAATGAGTTGCCCCGGCTCCCACGGGACATATTCACATGTTTTACACCATGATTCCAGCACACTAGCTTCTTACCTCCTGGAAGTTATGCTGCGTGAACTTGTCAGCAATCCTCAGCAGTTCACGGCACGAGTGAGTATCAGCAAAAGCTCGGATGCCCAGGCAATTGGAAGGGTCCAACTGTCTCTTAAGGAACTCGCAGCAGGCCTCCTGGATCTCGGCCAGCTGGAGAAGGCAAGCAGCTGGCAACAGGGTCTGGACATTTCCCTCTTCCACAGTGATCTGAGAGGTGTATGCAAAGTCAATCAGCAGTTCCATGGCCCTTTCATCGATGTCTCTGATCACAACTTCTGTCTGCCGACTCTCTGCCAGCTCCCCAGTGAACATGGCTCGGAAGTAAGGGCTGCAGGCTGACAGAATCACCCTGTGGGCATAGATCTTCTTAGCACCAACTACTAGCACCACATCGCACAACTCCCGGTGCTTCCGGAGAAGATTGATGACTTCCAAAGTTTGTCGAGGGTGCTTGTCAGAGATGTAGGGCATGCGAGCGGGCTGCGGCACCCCTTCTGGCAGCTTGTTGGGATCTCCGAGTGTGCAACGGCTAGTCACATCCATTCCGGTCTCTCCTGGTCGAGTACTTGCACACCTGCAGCGGAGGA
It encodes:
- the KLHL20 gene encoding kelch-like protein 20 isoform X1 encodes the protein MMVLSYGFLRCRCASTRPGETGMDVTSRCTLGDPNKLPEGVPQPARMPYISDKHPRQTLEVINLLRKHRELCDVVLVVGAKKIYAHRVILSACSPYFRAMFTGELAESRQTEVVIRDIDERAMELLIDFAYTSQITVEEGNVQTLLPAACLLQLAEIQEACCEFLKRQLDPSNCLGIRAFADTHSCRELLRIADKFTQHNFQEVMESEEFMLLPANQLIDIISSDELNVRSEEQVFNAVMAWVKYSIQERRPQLPQVLQHVRLPLLSPKFLVGTVGSDPLIKSDEECRDLVDEAKNYLLLPQERPLMQGPRTRPRKPIRCGEVLFAVGGWCSGDAISSVERYDPQTNEWRMVASMSKRRCGVGVSVLDDLLYAVGGHDGSSYLNSVERYDPKTNQWSSDVAPTSTCRTSVGVAVLGGYLYAVGGQDGVSCLNIVERYDPKENKWTRVASMSTRRLGVAVAVLGGFLYAVGGSDGTSPLNTVERYNPQENRWHTIAPMGTRRKHLGCAVYQDMIYAVGGRDDTTELSSAERYNPRTNQWSPVVAMTSRRSGVGLAVVNGQLMAVGGFDGTTYLKTIEVFDPDANTWRLYGGMNYRRLGGGVGVIKMTHCESHIW
- the KLHL20 gene encoding kelch-like protein 20 isoform X2; translated protein: MDGKPMRRCASTRPGETGMDVTSRCTLGDPNKLPEGVPQPARMPYISDKHPRQTLEVINLLRKHRELCDVVLVVGAKKIYAHRVILSACSPYFRAMFTGELAESRQTEVVIRDIDERAMELLIDFAYTSQITVEEGNVQTLLPAACLLQLAEIQEACCEFLKRQLDPSNCLGIRAFADTHSCRELLRIADKFTQHNFQEVMESEEFMLLPANQLIDIISSDELNVRSEEQVFNAVMAWVKYSIQERRPQLPQVLQHVRLPLLSPKFLVGTVGSDPLIKSDEECRDLVDEAKNYLLLPQERPLMQGPRTRPRKPIRCGEVLFAVGGWCSGDAISSVERYDPQTNEWRMVASMSKRRCGVGVSVLDDLLYAVGGHDGSSYLNSVERYDPKTNQWSSDVAPTSTCRTSVGVAVLGGYLYAVGGQDGVSCLNIVERYDPKENKWTRVASMSTRRLGVAVAVLGGFLYAVGGSDGTSPLNTVERYNPQENRWHTIAPMGTRRKHLGCAVYQDMIYAVGGRDDTTELSSAERYNPRTNQWSPVVAMTSRRSGVGLAVVNGQLMAVGGFDGTTYLKTIEVFDPDANTWRLYGGMNYRRLGGGVGVIKMTHCESHIW